In the Amblyraja radiata isolate CabotCenter1 chromosome 13, sAmbRad1.1.pri, whole genome shotgun sequence genome, one interval contains:
- the LOC116979899 gene encoding P2Y purinoceptor 14-like, with the protein MYSVQHCCFSLHGTPSDPLVDHRNHNKTSHSDVLMADSTASNESATWTNTSHNNTCLLPYTVYPSFMLIAYSTICIAGAILNCLAFTVYFCHIPSSNSVIVYLKNLVVADLLLVLSLPIRIIELNVTFSVAFRKFYCSFIASIFYLNMYSSILFLGYIAGNRYLKIVKPLNTYSIQRLRSAKILSVGTWCTLFALGMSYVFLKGEKEVKTNLKTACLEFRGGFGVYWHITLHTSGTILFLFVLIALCFFYFQTLKRLEKSPSSSSSKKQVKAKNNILVLLVVFLICFVPYHIVRIPYILSQINVISNCYWRMMLLNFKEPTIVLATLNSCLDPVIYFLSCKAFRSKLGLDKNESDSDPPEDRSSRANVSQTVLDSSDHSHINNANDCSINLEKLN; encoded by the exons ATGTATTCAGTTCAGCATTGCTGCTTCTCACTCCACGGGACTCCGTCCGACCCACTGGTGGACCATCGCAACCACAACAAAACTTCTCATTCAG ATGTGTTGATGGCCGACTCTACAGCAAGCAATGAGAGTGCAACATGGACAAATACCTCCCACAACAACACTTGCCTATTACCCTACACAGTTTATCCATCATTTATGCTTATTGCATACTCCACCATTTGTATAGCTGGAGCCATTCTCAACTGCCTGGCTTTCACCGTATACTTCTGTCATATTCCCAGCAGCAATAGCGTCATCGTTTATTTGAAAAACCTGGTGGTGGCCGATTTATTGCTCGTTCTGTCTCTGCCGATAAGGATCATAGAGCTGAACGTCACGTTCTCTGTCGCATTCAGGAAATTCTACTGTAGTTTCATAGCTTCaatcttctatttgaatatgtacTCGAGTATTCTCTTCCTCGGGTACATAGCTGGCAACAGATACCTCAAGATTGTGAAACCACTCAATACGTACTCTATCCAAAGACTCCGATCTGCCAAAATTCTCTCTGTAGGAACCTGGTGCACACTCTTTGCCCTTGGAATGTCTTATGTATTCCTGAAGGGGGAAAAGGAGGTAAAGACCAATTTGAAAACAGCTTGCCTGGAATTTAGAGGTGGTTTTGGAGTATACTGGCATATAACCCTTCACACTAGTGGTACAATCTTGTTTCTCTTTGTGTTAATAGCTCTCTGCTTCTTCTACTTTCAAACCCTGAAGCGACTGGAGAAGTCCCCGTCTTCGAGTTCAAGCAAGAAGCAAGTCAAGGCAAAAAACAACATTCTAGTTCTGCTTGTCGTGTTCCTAATTTGCTTTGTCCCCTATCACATAGTCAGGATTCCTTACATATTGAGTCAGATAAATGTAATCTCCAATTGTTACTGGAGGATGATGCTGCTCAACTTCAAGGAGCCCACCATTGTTCTGGCAACGCTTAATTCGTGCTTGGATCCGGTGATCTACTTCTTATCCTGCAAGGCATTTAGGTCGAAGTTGGGGCTGGATAAAAATGAAAGTGACAGCGATCCACCCGAAGACCGATCTTCACGTGCAAACGTGTCGCAAACTGTGCTGGACTCCTCTGACCACAGCCACATCAACAACGCAAATGACTGCAGTATTAACCTTGAAAAGCTGAACTAG